In Humulus lupulus chromosome 7, drHumLupu1.1, whole genome shotgun sequence, the following are encoded in one genomic region:
- the LOC133790033 gene encoding germin-like protein 9-3 translates to MALTSSLTVFSVLVIVSCFGFLEMTMAGDPDILTDFVVPVTANASQGVDGSFFTFTGLESLMGADPPAIFKATKVSMAEFPALNGQSVGYAVLQFPAMTTNPPHTHPRSAELLLLTDGSLEVGFVDTANKLYTQSLQAGDIFVFPKGLVHFQYNSDPQNPAVAVSAFGSANAGTVSLPNTLFASGLDDNVLAISFKTDVDTIQKLKAGLAPPKP, encoded by the coding sequence ATGGCTTTGACTTCCTCTCTCACTGTGTTCTCGGTACTTGTAATAGTGAGCTGCTTTGGATTTCTTGAAATGACAATGGCCGGGGACCCAGATATCCTGACAGATTTCGTAGTACCAGTTACAGCAAATGCGAGCCAAGGCGTCGATGGAAGCTTCTTCACATTCACTGGGTTGGAATCCTTGATGGGAGCAGACCCTCCCGCGATTTTTAAAGCCACCAAAGTAAGCATGGCAGAGTTCCCGGCTCTCAACGGTCAAAGCGTTGGATATGCTGTTCTTCAGTTCCCGGCCATGACGACTAACCCGCCACACACTCATCCTCGCTCCGCAGAGCTTCTCCTCCTCACTGATGGCAGTCTTGAAGTTGGATTCGTTGACACGGCCAATAAGCTCTACACCCAATCCCTACAAGCTGGTGACATTTTCGTCTTTCCCAAGGGATTGGTGCATTTCCAGTACAACTCTGATCCTCAGAATCCGGCTGTGGCTGTTTCGGCTTTCGGAAGTGCCAACGCCGGCACCGTGTCTCTTCCAAACACTTTGTTCGCCTCTGGTTTGGATGACAATGTCTTGGCTATCTCTTTCAAGACTGACGTTGACACCATTCAGAAACTCAAGGCTGGTCTTGCTCCCCCTAAGCCCTAA